The genome window ACCTACAAAACAGTTGACAAAACAGGTCTAAATTATCGTTTCATAGAAATGACCAAAACGTCACAATACGGTGCAGTGTTGGATTTGGCTGCTGGGGGGCAAGGAGACCCCCAGCtccgctaaaaccattgacaactacgTGCCGTTTTCAaaggattgttaaataaatgttataaaCATTTGGTTTTAATgtcatcacctcttgaagagcatagtcagaactacacatgTCCAATTATTCCACATTTAGATCTATAATTAGACTTATACAGCATGTAACTGCATGcctttcatgatcagtaaacatcaattgacAATATATTTTCAGATATTTGAGGGTAGTCTATCCAtttggcatgtagctagctacaacatGTGTCATTTAGCTTGCTTCATCAGAGATTAGGCTTTTGGAAAGAGCTCGACATCGGCAAATCCTCGTCCTGGTAAAGTTCTCAGTCGGACTACTGTCATCACCACTGAAAGTTAGCtcgttaactagccatattgacgtgatctgttattagctagctagccaatttgacATGGTCCATCAATCAATGTAGCCTATCATGTCTGTCATGATAGGCTATAATAGGCTAAACACCCTTAAAAACAATGTTGAAGAGAATAATTTGTAGGTGTCctgctgcttgacaggcagagCACACAAATTAACCTAAACCACACATACTTGTCTTTAATCCAATTAATGGAGGACAATATTGAGAGATATCGTGAGTCTACCCTCAGgtatctgaaattacatgatcaattgatgtttactgatcatgaaatcatgcagttacttgctgtataactctgatgacagagctaaatgtggaataattgGACATTTGTAGTcctcttcaagaggtgatgatattatAACCAAAtagttcacatttatttaacaatcccttgaaaacgaCACGCAGTTAATGGTTTAAGCAGAGCTGGGGGTCCCCTTGCAACCCAGCAGGCAAATCGAACGCTCTGCACCTTATTGTGACATTTTATTGATAACAACCTATAGAAACAAAGAACATATGAACAATAAAAGATGAGACATGTATAAAAGTGACAAATCTGAAAGTAACACAGATTCATTATGCCAGAGAGATCACTGACCTCCTTGTGTCGATGGAAACCTATTTGGCCTACATCCATGTCTCCTGTTTTCTTTAGGTTAGCCCATGGTGTGTAGACAACATTGATGTTGTTCATTTTACAACCTGTTAAGAGTAATTAAGAGTTAAAAGGCTATCACCAAGTTTCCTGGAAATGCTTGAGATATTGTATTAACTACTCTATTATTTGTATCAAACTCACCAGGAAACTCAATGTATTACCTTGGATGCTGTTGTTTTTCACAAGCTGTGCACAGTCAATCAAGACTTCCTTGGGAATATCCTCTATTGTCAGTCCCTTAGGCATTCGCAGGTACACATGGGCAGAAGAGAGTTTATCCACATGAAACCTGTGGACACAATTATGATATAATTATTATAACAGCCTTAAGGCACACATACTAATATAATCAATGCCATACAGTACccatcaaaagtttggacacacctactcattcaagagtttctttatttttactattttctacattgtagaataataggtgaagacatcaaaactatgaaataacacatatggaatcatgtagtaaccaaaaaaagtgtgaaacaaataaaaaaaatcttatatttgaaattcttcaaagtagccaccctttgccttgatgacagctttgcacactcttggcattctctcaaccagcttcatgaggtagtcatctggaatgcatttcaattaacaagtgtgccttgttaaaagtacatttgtggaatttctttccttcttaatgcatctgagccaatcagttgtgttgtgacaaggtaagggtggaatacagaagatagccctatttggtaaaataccaagttcaTATCATgacaagaactgctcaaataagcaaagagaaatgacagtccatcattactttaagacatgaaggtcagtcaataaggaacatttcaagaactttgaaagtttcttcaagtgcagtcgcaaaaaccatcaattgctatgatgaaactggctctcatgaggaccgccacaggacaggaagacccaaagttacctctgctgcagaggataagttcattcgagttaccagcctcagtaaTTGCAACCCaaacaaatgcttcacagagttcaagtaacagcacatctcaacatcaactgttcagaggagactgtgtgaatcaggccttcatggtcaaattgctgcaaagaaaccactactaaaggacacaaataataagagacttgcttgaggcaagaaacacaagcaatggacattagacctgtggaaatttgtattttggtctgatgagtccaaatttgagatttttggttccaaccgccgtgtctttgtgagacgcagattaggtgaacggatgatcgccacgtgtggttcccaccgtgaagcatggaggaggaggtgtgatggtgctttgctggtgacactgttagtgatttatttagaattcaaggcacacttaaccagcatggctaccacagcattctggagcagaatggacaataacccaacacaatcccccgacctcaacctaattgagatggtttgggatgagttggagcgtagcgtgaaggaaaagcagccaacaagtgctcagcatgtgggaactccttcaagactgttggatggaaaagcattccaggtgaagctggttgagagaatgccaaaagtgtgcaaagcggtcatcaaggaaaagggtggctacttttttggttactacatgattccatgtgtgttatttcatagtttgtcttcactattattctacaatgtagaaaatagtaaaaaataaataaaaaccctagaatgagtagatGGGTCCAAAcgtttcactggtactgtacatactaccACAGCCCTATTAGCTGATATAGGAATACTGTACCTTAGCTTAGCTCTGGGTGCCACCATGTGGATATTTTTCAGTACCGCATAGAGTAATGTATCAGACAAATGTTCAGACTCAATGGTCAAATCCCAATAAGAGGCTCATGGTTTCAGTTATAAGCAGAGAGAGATATGAGTTTCTCACCAAATGTCTTCAGGCCATCCATATTTGATGAGATCTTCATCTAATTGTGAGAAAGAAGCAAACAGTTAGCTGGGTAGGCATCTTTAATGCCGCTAACAACATGAATCATGGTTTGTTAGAAAACAACACTTTAAATGACCAGCTACCTACTTTCATATTTGTCTTTCCCCATGTAGATAGTGTAGGGAGGTGTAACAACTGTACAATAAAAAAACAAAGCAAAGGTTAATAGTTTTAGTTAGCTATATCAACAAGGCTTTGGGGCTAATTAAACACGAATAATATGATAATTTGCCTAGCTACACATAACTCCATTCTCAGAACAGGACAATAACTCTGCCATCATCCACTCCACATGATAATTATTCCTAATTAAATGCCTAGCTTCATCTGCTGACCTGAATATGTCAACAAACATCCATGACGAATGACAACTCATGATTATATTTGTCAAGAAAACCTTCTAGCTAGAAATCAAACGTAGCTATCTAACAAAATGATTCAAGAAGATTCTCTAGGCTAGCTAGTTTAGCTGCTAACTAAGTATGGGCGGGATAGCAAGCTAAAGAAAAGCTCACTTACTCACCGGCACTCGTGAAGTAAAACACCATCTTGCATAAATCGAAGAAACTGTTTTAAACGTTAGAAACAAAATATGAATGGAGTACTTTACACACTTGCCAAATAACTACATTTGCCTCATAACGAGATGATAACTGTGCTGACAGTCAATTTCGCATGGAACGTTAACCCGGAAGTTGGCGGCGGTCACAAACCAACTGTTTCCGCTTAGGTCATGCTGCGCGCGTCCCACTTTTTTCAAAGTGGGACGCGCTCATATAGTCATTGGGCGCGCTGTTCAAAAACAGTCTGCACAGGAACCGCGGGGAAAACAAGACACATTCCAGAACTTTGCTACATATTGGATCACTTCGGGTTTGGTATGCATTTGTGAAGAACAATTTATTTCAACAAAGTTAGCTAACTGTTTAGATggcattttacattttgtttttccTGTCAGTTTGTTTGCACCAAAACGTTGCAAGctaaaatagttagctagctaacaagccaATAATCATTTCAACCACAATAATAACAACTTAGCTAAAGTTAGTTTTTATATTAGTAACTTTTTTTAGTGAAAAGTTGCCGGCAAGTTTTCATACAAAGGACATTCCCACAAACGTTTCGTTAACTTTGTATGCCACACAGTGTATTTGTGTCAGATCCATCCCGCCAATAATTATTCACTCAGACACTCAACTAACGTTAGCGCAGTCTTTGCCAGCTGGCTGTCTAcataatacatttattttcaaGATCTTAACCTTTTCATGTTGCAATGTTACCATTACGTTTGCATTGCAAGTATCTATTATTATAGCTAGATATGCTAGCTAGCTGATTATGCGTGGTTAATATAACTATCGATTATCCAATGTGGGgcctagctagttaacatttaatacTTCTATTTATTCTTCCAGTGAAGTTACAAACATGATGCCCAATACTACAAGGAAGAGGAAGCACTCTTCAGTTGATTCTGACAGGTGAGTGAAAAGATGTGTATTAGTAAGTCATGTGTTTTAAATCAGTTACTAATCAATCATTCATGCATATAACATTGAGTAGGGCTTAACATCCTTATAATTCTCCAACATTTTTAGTAACTCAACCAAAAGGCCTGTTACAGATGGAGGATCTCCCCTAAAAAGGAAGTCATCTCGGTTGCCCCAGTCTCCACTAAAGATGTCAGTCAAACACCAGGAGAAGGAGAACTGCCCATCTCCCCAGAGATCCCCAGCTCCATCTCCCCTAAAGATTGCTCTGAAGAGAGGCTCTCCGTTCAAGGCTGCTGTGGTAACAGGGTCCTTCTATGGTAAACGCAAACCGTTGTACCTGACACCCCTGGAGAGGAAGATGCTGAATGAGACCAAATCCCCCCCAAGGCTGACCAGTGTGGATCCTTATGGAATGCCGACCGCTGCTGAGAAGAAGAGGATGAAGATTAAAAGTACCAAGGCCAAAAAGGTGGCCACTGTACACGGAATGAAGACTGGCGTAACAGGAAACGCCAACTCCAAGTCAAGCCTGATCAATTCCTCAAAGCCTAAAGCACCCACCAGCACAGAGCAAGTGGAGCTGAAAAAAGGCATCACCTTGACCTTTGGCGGTTTAAAGCCTAAGCCTAAAATCTTCATTGGGGCTGCCTTTTTCAGCACAGGGAAAAAACCTGCCTCCATGTACAAAAGGTCTGCCCCAAAATCTACCAAGCCAGCTTTGAGATTTGTGAAAACAAAGGCAATGGTTCCTGCCTCAGAGGGAAAGCGAGAAAAAGTACAACAAACCCCCTTTCTACAGCGATGTGCTGTTGTAGTGAAGACACTGCAGGAAGAGCCAGAGTCAATGCCCAGTGTGCAGGATGTACCAAAGAGTCCAGAGTCACTCGAGGCCCTGTCACCCAGCGCTATAGCAGAGAAATACGGCATGACCAAGGAAGTCAGGATTGTGTTAAGCCGATCTCCCACATGTCCAGCATCCCCAGAAATAATCACTCAGGTGAGCTTGTGTGTCACTGGAATAGCGTTTAGCGTAGGTCTCACTGTCTGTAAGCATAGTGTATCTGTACTACATTTAGGATATTGTTCTTTCTGTTTGTAGGGGGACTTTATCACAGATACAGGTTCTGATGCCGTGTTTGATATCAGTGATATTAGCCCATTAAACAGCATCACCAGTCCAGTCAAAGGTTGGTTGTTTATTGTTGGTCAATTAGCATAAATGTTTTTACTTAGTCTTAATTTTCATTCATggtttctctctcccctttatGGAATCCTCAGCCGATGCTGTGTATCCCATCTTTGGATCTGGATCAAAGAGGTAGGCAATAACACTTCCGTTTAATATTTTTTAGCTATAATGTGTTACTGCCCTCCTGGGATGGTATTATTTTCGGTCTTGCACATGGACAATAGTAGTAACTCCACACACTGTCAACAGATGTGTATATGCATTTATCACTGTCTCTTTTCTGCCTTTAGGCCCCAGAGGAAGGCGGCTCTGGACTCTCCAGTGAACTGCAGCACCCCCTCGGCCCTTAGTCACCCCCTTCCCTCTGCTgccaggaagaagagggagactAACAAACAGGCTGAGGCtgatgatcaactcatcatcgtAAGTAAATCCTCTGGAAGATGATGGATGGAAACACTGATGACCGTTGACTGCCTCTCACTGTCATCTGTGAGCTTTGCTAATGCtctttgttctgttctgtttacCTCAGGATGCTGGCCAGAAGCAGTTTGGTGCCACCGTGTGTGGGTCCTGTGGCATGATCTACAGTGCAGACAGCCTGGAAGACAACTTCCAGCACACACAGTTCCACCAGAGTTTTCTGGACGGAATTAAGTTTGTGGTACGTATGCCTAGGCATTTCCTCCCTCTCACCGATGCGTACAAGTTGCCCTAAGCATGTTGCTTTTAGAGTGGCTCcttattttttttccccccacaaaagCTTAGCCTAAACCGTTGACGTGGTTTAGCAAAAAAAGTGAAACTGACCACTCACTCCTGATTTCTGACGGTTG of Salmo trutta chromosome 1, fSalTru1.1, whole genome shotgun sequence contains these proteins:
- the ccdc25 gene encoding coiled-coil domain-containing protein 25, which translates into the protein MVFYFTSAVVTPPYTIYMGKDKYENEDLIKYGWPEDIWFHVDKLSSAHVYLRMPKGLTIEDIPKEVLIDCAQLVKNNSIQGCKMNNINVVYTPWANLKKTGDMDVGQIGFHRHKEVKVVAVEKKVNEIVNRVEKTKDERYPDLAAEKESRDREERNEKKAQIQDLKKKEKDDIKKKRELEELKSYSSLMTSDNMTTNEDGNDSDDFM
- the LOC115192795 gene encoding N-acetyltransferase ESCO2, with the translated sequence MMPNTTRKRKHSSVDSDSNSTKRPVTDGGSPLKRKSSRLPQSPLKMSVKHQEKENCPSPQRSPAPSPLKIALKRGSPFKAAVVTGSFYGKRKPLYLTPLERKMLNETKSPPRLTSVDPYGMPTAAEKKRMKIKSTKAKKVATVHGMKTGVTGNANSKSSLINSSKPKAPTSTEQVELKKGITLTFGGLKPKPKIFIGAAFFSTGKKPASMYKRSAPKSTKPALRFVKTKAMVPASEGKREKVQQTPFLQRCAVVVKTLQEEPESMPSVQDVPKSPESLEALSPSAIAEKYGMTKEVRIVLSRSPTCPASPEIITQGDFITDTGSDAVFDISDISPLNSITSPVKADAVYPIFGSGSKRPQRKAALDSPVNCSTPSALSHPLPSAARKKRETNKQAEADDQLIIDAGQKQFGATVCGSCGMIYSADSLEDNFQHTQFHQSFLDGIKFVGWKKERVVAEFWDGKIILVLPDDPKYAVKKAEDVRRLADNELGFQQVSLRCPSQVKTYLYVNSDRMVVGCLIAEHIRQGFRVLEQPEQTKDMTREDFMEHHRAWCCSTTPEKAICGVSRIWVFSLARRKGIATRMLDTVRNSFMYGGHLTKEEIAFSDPTPDGKLFATKYCEKPAFMVYNFIG